In the Helianthus annuus cultivar XRQ/B chromosome 11, HanXRQr2.0-SUNRISE, whole genome shotgun sequence genome, one interval contains:
- the LOC110891181 gene encoding serine/threonine-protein kinase CDG1, giving the protein MDENWRTKIEDFEWAVILPPNIKDETPYKRTYFESKYHVDPEYVNTGKLKRESDVYSFGVVLLEIICGRVADDHIYLKESDKGLVHVARKNFRNGTIEGMIDPTLKEETDKKSCIPNRGANKDSLHKFLKVANQCVSETQDQRPTIKAVLNELEKALVFQEEQVQQLGKDQVVDKLEKARHEIPEEQVKQLGTDQVVDKLEKARHEIPVRH; this is encoded by the exons ATGGACGAGAACTGGCGGACAAAGATTGAGGATTTTGAGTGGGCAGTAATCTTGCCCCCCAATATAAAAGATGAAACTCCGTATAAAAGAACATATTTTGAGTCAAAGTATCACGTGGATCCAGAATATGTGAATACTGGTAAGCTAAAAAGAGAGTCGGATGTGTATAGCTTTGGTGTAGTTTTGCTTGAGATTATATGTGGAAGAGTGGCTGATGACCATATTTACCTTAAGGAGAGTGACAAAGGGCTTGTTCATGTGGCTAGAAAAAACTTCCGCAATGGAACAATAGAAGGCATGATAGATCCTACACTAAAGGAAGAAACCGATAAAAAGAGTTGTATTCCAAATAGAGGAGCCAACAAGGATTCTTTGCACAAATTTCTAAAAGTTGCAAATCAGTGTGTGTCAGAGACTCAAGACCAACGCCCAACAATTAAAGCTGTTCTCAATGAACTTGAGAAAGCATTGGTCTTTCAG GAGGAGCAAGTGCAACAATTGGGTAAGGATCAAGTTGTCGACAAACTTGAGAAAGCAAGGCATGAAATTCCT GAGGAGCAAGTAAAACAATTGGGTACGGATCAAGTTGTCGACAAACTTGAGAAAGCAAGGCATGAAATTCCTGTAAGACACTAA